The proteins below are encoded in one region of Serratia symbiotica:
- the lpdA gene encoding dihydrolipoyl dehydrogenase produces MSTEIKTQVVVLGAGPAGYSAAFRCADLGLETVLVERYSTLGGVCLNVGCIPSKALLHVAKVIEEAKALAAHGIVFGEPKTDIDKVRVWKEKVITQLTGGLAGMAKGRKVTVVNGLGKFTGANTLVVEGEKGSTTINFDNAIIAAGSRPIQLPFIPHEDPRVWDSTDALALRTIPQRLLVMGGGIIGLEMATVYHALGSQIDVVEMFDQVIPAADKDVVKIFTKRISKQFNLLLETKVTAVEAKEEGIYVTMEGKNAPAEPQRYDAVLVAIGRVPNGKLLDANKAGVDVDERGFINVDKQLRTNVAHIFAIGDIVGQPMLAHKGVHEGHVAAEVIAGMKHYFDPKVIPSIAYTEPEVAWVGLTEKEAKEKGISYETATFPWAASGRAIASDCADGMTKLIFDKETHRILGGAIVGTNGGELLGEIGLAIEMGCDAEDIALTIHAHPTLHESVGLSAEIYEGSITDLPNPKAKKK; encoded by the coding sequence ATGAGTACTGAAATTAAAACTCAGGTCGTGGTACTTGGGGCAGGCCCGGCAGGTTACTCTGCGGCTTTTCGTTGTGCTGACTTAGGTCTTGAAACCGTACTGGTTGAACGTTATTCCACTTTGGGTGGGGTTTGTCTGAATGTGGGCTGTATCCCTTCCAAAGCACTGCTGCATGTTGCCAAAGTGATCGAAGAAGCCAAGGCGCTGGCCGCACACGGCATCGTTTTTGGTGAGCCGAAAACTGACATCGACAAAGTTCGCGTTTGGAAAGAAAAGGTGATCACTCAGCTAACCGGGGGGCTGGCTGGCATGGCCAAAGGCCGCAAAGTGACAGTGGTCAACGGCTTGGGCAAGTTCACTGGTGCTAACACCCTGGTTGTTGAAGGCGAAAAGGGTTCAACGACCATTAACTTCGATAACGCTATCATCGCTGCGGGATCTCGCCCAATTCAATTGCCGTTCATTCCCCATGAAGATCCGCGAGTGTGGGATTCCACTGATGCACTGGCGCTGAGAACCATTCCACAGCGTTTGCTGGTTATGGGGGGGGGCATCATCGGCCTGGAAATGGCTACCGTATACCATGCGCTGGGTTCACAAATCGACGTGGTCGAGATGTTCGATCAGGTTATCCCAGCCGCAGATAAAGATGTGGTGAAAATCTTCACCAAACGCATCAGCAAGCAGTTCAACTTGTTGCTGGAAACCAAAGTGACTGCGGTAGAAGCCAAAGAAGAAGGTATCTATGTCACTATGGAAGGCAAAAATGCGCCGGCAGAGCCACAGCGTTACGATGCGGTGCTGGTGGCCATCGGTCGTGTACCGAATGGCAAACTGCTGGATGCCAACAAAGCCGGTGTTGACGTTGACGAACGCGGATTTATCAACGTAGACAAACAGCTACGCACCAATGTAGCGCATATCTTCGCTATCGGTGACATCGTTGGCCAGCCGATGCTGGCACACAAAGGTGTGCATGAAGGCCATGTTGCCGCAGAAGTTATCGCTGGCATGAAGCACTACTTCGACCCGAAGGTGATCCCATCAATCGCTTACACTGAACCAGAAGTAGCATGGGTAGGTCTGACTGAGAAAGAAGCGAAAGAAAAGGGCATCAGCTACGAAACTGCCACCTTCCCGTGGGCTGCGTCTGGCCGTGCTATCGCTTCCGATTGTGCAGATGGCATGACTAAACTGATCTTCGACAAAGAAACTCACCGTATCCTCGGTGGTGCGATTGTCGGCACTAACGGCGGTGAACTACTGGGTGAAATTGGTCTGGCTATCGAGATGGGCTGTGACGCAGAAGATATCGCGCTGACCATTCACGCTCACCCAACCCTGCACGAATCTGTGGGTCTGTCGGCAGAGATCTACGAAGGCAGCATCACTGACTTGCCAAACCCGAAAGCCAAGAAGAAGTAA
- the acnB gene encoding bifunctional aconitate hydratase 2/2-methylisocitrate dehydratase: protein MLEEYRKHVAERAAEGIAPKPLDATQMAALVELLKNPPQGEAEFLLDLLINRVPPGVDEAAYVKAGFLAAIAKGEAASPLISPEKAIELLGTMQGGYNIHPLIDALENEKLAPIAVKALSHTLLMFDNFYDVEEKAKAGNPHAKQVVQSWADAEWYLSRPELAEKITVTVFKVTGETNTDDLSPAQDAWSRPDIPLHALAMLKNEREGIVPDKPGSVGPIKQIELLNQKGFPLAYVGDVVGTGSSRKSATNSVLWFMGDDIPYVPNKRGGGVVLGGKIAPIFFNTMEDAGALPIEVDVSELNMGDVIDVYPYKGEVRNHETGELIASFELKTDVLLDEVRAGGRIPLIIGRGLTTKAREALGLPHSDVFRIAKPVAASSKGFSLAQKMVGRACGVAGIRPGEYCEPKMTSVGSQDTTGPMTRDELKDLACLGFSADLVMQSFCHTAAYPKPVDVTTHHTLPDFIMNRGGVSLRPGDGVIHSWLNRMLLPDTVGTGGDSHTRFPIGISFPAGSGLVAFAAATGVMPLDMPESVLVRFKGKMQPGITLRDLVHAIPYYAIKQGLLTVEKKGKKNIFSGRILEIEGLPDLKVEQAFELTDASAERSAAACTIKLDKAPIEEYLNSNIVLLKWMISEGYGDRRTLERRIQRMEKWLAAPQLLAGDADAEYAAVIDIDLAEITQPILCAPNDPDDARLLSDVANSKIDEVFIGSCMTNIGHFRAAGKLLDQHKGPLPTRLWVAPPTKMDAAQLTEEGYYSIFGKSGARIEIPGCSLCMGNQARVADGATVVSTSTRNFPNRLGTGANVYLASAELAAVASLLGRLPTPDEYQSFMGQVDKTAADTYRYLNFNQLGQYTGKADGVIFQTTI, encoded by the coding sequence GTGCTAGAAGAATACCGTAAGCACGTAGCCGAGCGTGCCGCTGAGGGCATTGCCCCTAAGCCACTAGACGCCACGCAAATGGCCGCGTTGGTTGAATTATTAAAAAACCCACCACAAGGTGAAGCAGAATTCCTGTTAGATTTACTGATTAATCGTGTTCCACCAGGAGTCGATGAAGCCGCTTATGTCAAAGCAGGTTTCCTGGCGGCCATCGCCAAAGGTGAAGCGGCATCCCCCTTAATTTCCCCTGAGAAAGCCATTGAACTGTTAGGTACCATGCAGGGCGGTTACAACATTCATCCGCTGATTGATGCGCTGGAAAACGAAAAGCTAGCACCGATTGCCGTCAAAGCATTGTCCCATACACTGCTGATGTTCGATAATTTCTACGATGTGGAAGAGAAAGCCAAAGCAGGTAACCCGCACGCCAAGCAGGTGGTGCAGTCCTGGGCCGATGCCGAATGGTATCTGTCGCGCCCTGAACTGGCGGAAAAGATCACCGTTACGGTGTTCAAAGTCACCGGTGAAACCAACACCGATGACCTGTCGCCCGCGCAGGATGCTTGGTCACGCCCAGATATCCCATTGCATGCTTTGGCGATGCTGAAGAATGAACGTGAAGGCATTGTGCCAGATAAGCCGGGTAGCGTTGGCCCGATCAAACAGATCGAATTGTTGAACCAGAAAGGCTTCCCGCTAGCCTACGTTGGCGACGTGGTTGGTACGGGTTCTTCCCGTAAGTCTGCTACTAACTCTGTGCTGTGGTTTATGGGTGACGACATCCCATACGTGCCAAACAAGCGTGGTGGCGGTGTGGTGCTGGGCGGCAAGATTGCGCCAATCTTCTTCAACACGATGGAAGATGCTGGCGCACTGCCAATCGAAGTGGACGTCTCTGAGCTGAATATGGGCGATGTGATTGACGTTTACCCCTACAAAGGCGAAGTGCGCAACCACGAAACCGGCGAGTTGATCGCCAGCTTTGAACTGAAAACCGACGTGCTGCTGGACGAAGTGCGCGCTGGTGGCCGTATCCCATTGATTATTGGTCGTGGCTTGACGACCAAGGCACGTGAAGCGCTGGGCTTGCCGCACAGCGATGTATTCCGCATCGCTAAGCCGGTTGCAGCCAGCAGCAAAGGCTTCTCGTTGGCGCAAAAAATGGTTGGCCGCGCCTGTGGCGTTGCCGGTATTCGCCCAGGCGAATACTGCGAACCTAAGATGACCTCCGTGGGCTCTCAAGACACCACTGGCCCGATGACTCGCGACGAACTGAAAGATCTGGCCTGTCTGGGATTTTCTGCTGATCTGGTGATGCAGTCGTTCTGTCACACAGCCGCCTATCCGAAACCGGTCGATGTGACCACGCACCACACGTTGCCAGACTTTATCATGAACCGTGGCGGCGTTTCGCTGCGTCCGGGGGATGGCGTTATCCACTCTTGGCTTAACCGCATGCTGTTGCCGGATACCGTTGGCACCGGTGGTGACTCCCATACCCGTTTCCCGATCGGTATCTCTTTTCCGGCCGGTTCTGGCCTGGTGGCGTTTGCCGCAGCAACGGGCGTTATGCCGCTGGACATGCCTGAGTCGGTATTGGTGCGTTTTAAAGGTAAAATGCAGCCGGGCATCACCCTGCGCGATCTGGTGCACGCCATTCCTTACTACGCGATTAAACAGGGTCTACTGACCGTTGAGAAGAAGGGCAAGAAGAACATCTTCTCTGGCCGTATCCTGGAGATCGAGGGTTTGCCGGACTTAAAGGTCGAGCAAGCGTTTGAGTTGACTGATGCTTCTGCTGAGCGTTCAGCCGCCGCTTGCACCATCAAACTGGATAAGGCACCGATCGAAGAGTACCTGAATTCCAACATCGTGCTGTTAAAATGGATGATCTCCGAAGGCTATGGTGACCGCCGGACTCTGGAGCGCCGTATTCAGCGCATGGAAAAATGGCTGGCGGCTCCACAGCTTCTGGCTGGCGATGCAGATGCTGAGTATGCTGCGGTGATCGACATCGATCTGGCGGAGATCACGCAACCTATTCTGTGCGCACCCAACGATCCAGACGATGCGCGCCTGCTATCTGACGTGGCCAACAGCAAGATCGATGAAGTATTCATTGGTTCTTGCATGACCAACATCGGCCACTTCCGTGCAGCCGGTAAGCTGCTGGATCAGCACAAAGGCCCGTTGCCAACCCGCTTGTGGGTGGCCCCACCCACCAAGATGGATGCGGCTCAACTGACCGAAGAAGGTTACTACAGCATATTTGGTAAGAGTGGTGCACGCATTGAGATACCGGGCTGTTCACTGTGCATGGGTAACCAGGCGCGTGTGGCGGACGGCGCGACGGTAGTTTCTACCTCAACCCGTAATTTTCCGAACCGTCTAGGTACCGGCGCGAACGTCTACCTGGCCTCCGCAGAGCTGGCGGCGGTCGCTTCACTGTTGGGCCGCCTGCCGACGCCGGACGAGTATCAGTCCTTTATGGGGCAGGTTGATAAAACTGCGGCGGATACTTACCGCTATCTGAACTTTAACCAGTTGGGGCAATACACTGGTAAAGCTGATGGTGTGATCTTCCAAACTACAATTTAA
- a CDS encoding NAD(P)/FAD-dependent oxidoreductase, whose amino-acid sequence MIEYLSYEDAQRLWTFTSSESMSLIDEITSRYGLDIDRGRGHLTAAIHPGHLNSLVKEADARKFLGDESVSILGTYEIKDHITSDIYHGGALDMLGGQVHSLALARGMIYGFVANGGTVYEQSEVIRFEETENGVRVHTAQGTLLARRGVVVAVHSATHTLLEQDNSTTIPFYTYVGTTSPVAGGIRTLLPTGKAVYDTQFQIDYYRPVRNERLLFGGQGTGTRWEDEKTVDYLTSRLRTVFPEREDLELEFAWSGTTDLTLNGATDSRKLGKYAPIYVVHGWSGHGIAQTIRIGKAIRDDLLGVNDDFTMLTTIKHRSLIIGRQLAPIAIPIAKTLMELGSKLSPGKMVSF is encoded by the coding sequence ATGATTGAATATTTGAGCTATGAGGATGCACAAAGACTATGGACATTTACCTCAAGCGAGTCCATGTCATTGATTGATGAAATTACGTCTCGGTATGGATTAGATATCGATCGCGGAAGAGGTCACCTGACAGCCGCTATTCACCCTGGTCACCTAAATTCACTCGTGAAAGAGGCAGACGCCCGGAAATTCCTTGGGGATGAAAGCGTCTCTATCTTGGGTACTTATGAAATCAAGGACCACATCACATCTGATATTTATCATGGTGGTGCTTTAGACATGCTTGGGGGGCAAGTGCATTCCTTAGCGCTTGCGCGTGGCATGATCTACGGCTTTGTTGCCAACGGTGGCACCGTTTATGAACAAAGTGAAGTGATTCGTTTTGAAGAAACAGAAAACGGCGTCAGAGTGCATACTGCGCAAGGAACCCTACTCGCCCGCCGTGGTGTGGTTGTGGCCGTTCACAGTGCGACACACACACTGCTGGAACAGGACAATTCGACCACAATACCTTTCTATACCTACGTAGGCACAACCAGCCCAGTAGCAGGAGGAATACGGACATTATTACCTACTGGCAAAGCAGTCTATGATACTCAATTTCAGATAGACTATTATCGCCCGGTCAGGAACGAACGACTTCTCTTCGGAGGACAGGGTACAGGGACGCGCTGGGAGGACGAAAAAACTGTCGATTACCTGACTTCTCGTCTACGTACTGTTTTCCCGGAACGTGAGGACTTGGAGTTAGAGTTTGCCTGGAGTGGGACGACTGACCTGACGTTAAATGGAGCGACAGATTCCCGAAAACTAGGGAAATATGCCCCTATATATGTCGTCCATGGATGGAGTGGACATGGGATTGCCCAAACTATTCGGATCGGGAAAGCCATACGCGATGACTTACTCGGCGTAAACGATGATTTCACTATGCTTACCACGATTAAACACCGTTCACTGATCATAGGTCGACAGCTTGCGCCTATTGCTATTCCTATTGCAAAAACTCTGATGGAGCTGGGGTCAAAGCTGTCCCCTGGAAAAATGGTGTCATTTTAA
- a CDS encoding NAD(P)/FAD-dependent oxidoreductase → MHAKKTIKKPVITNDAIYTQTQNDTIDGDWNWVRNKKQTENPDPGNPANYYESTLSSWETFPALEGDRECELVVIGGGLLGASAALHLSESGVETVLLEKDRIGSAASGRNGGQLTRALRAGKLDP, encoded by the coding sequence ATGCATGCTAAAAAAACCATTAAGAAGCCAGTTATAACAAATGACGCAATTTACACACAAACCCAAAATGATACGATTGACGGTGACTGGAATTGGGTGCGTAATAAAAAACAAACTGAAAATCCAGACCCTGGAAATCCCGCTAATTACTACGAGTCAACACTTTCTTCATGGGAAACCTTCCCTGCTCTTGAAGGCGACAGGGAGTGTGAACTGGTAGTGATTGGAGGGGGGCTGTTAGGTGCTTCCGCAGCACTCCATCTTTCAGAGTCCGGTGTGGAAACCGTGTTGCTTGAAAAAGACCGTATCGGTTCTGCCGCCTCAGGCCGCAACGGTGGCCAGCTTACCCGGGCCTTGCGCGCTGGGAAGCTGGATCCATGA
- a CDS encoding APC family permease, with amino-acid sequence MSSSKSGLSVWQVVIIGIAYMTPMTVFDTFGIVSGVTEGRVPMAYLLALVAVLLTALSYGRLVKLYPDAGSAYSYAKNTCGNQVGMLVGWASLLDYILLPMINSLLSGIYLRSLFPQIPPWTFIFAFTLLVTFINCRNIKLLANLNFILVGLPVFLMGVFIYLVIHGVSHKLGYSHVWTLAPLFNGNTHILPLISGAAILCFSFLGFDAVTTLSGETRNAKVAIPKAIFITALSGGFIFFVVAWFTQLYFPDNSHFKNPTEAMPEIILYVGGYFFQSVFLVAILVNTFASALASHASAARLLNIMGRDRIFPKRFFGYKSPETHSPLYCILFVGGISMTAVFFNLDTAVSLISFGALVAFSSVNISVLIQFSIVKKQVNSPREIIDNIIMPVMGLLSVGVMWFNLDKDAMVFGLAWAALGLAYLIYCKLTNKVVILSDN; translated from the coding sequence ATGAGTAGCTCTAAATCTGGGCTTTCTGTTTGGCAGGTTGTGATTATCGGGATCGCCTACATGACCCCGATGACTGTTTTCGATACCTTCGGGATAGTGTCTGGAGTGACTGAAGGACGTGTGCCAATGGCCTATCTTCTTGCTCTGGTCGCTGTTCTGCTTACTGCGCTAAGCTATGGTCGCCTGGTGAAATTGTACCCTGATGCAGGTTCTGCCTATTCCTATGCCAAAAACACCTGCGGTAATCAGGTCGGTATGCTTGTTGGCTGGGCGTCATTGCTCGATTATATTCTTCTCCCCATGATTAATTCCCTGCTCTCAGGAATATATTTAAGGTCATTGTTCCCACAAATCCCACCATGGACTTTTATTTTTGCCTTCACCCTGCTGGTAACATTCATTAACTGCAGAAATATTAAGCTGCTGGCTAACTTGAACTTCATCCTTGTCGGATTACCTGTATTCTTGATGGGGGTATTTATCTATCTCGTTATACATGGGGTAAGTCATAAACTGGGCTACAGCCATGTCTGGACATTAGCACCATTATTTAACGGAAATACGCATATCCTTCCACTGATAAGTGGGGCAGCTATTTTATGTTTCTCATTCCTCGGTTTTGATGCGGTAACCACTTTATCCGGTGAAACACGAAATGCAAAAGTCGCCATTCCAAAAGCGATATTCATTACAGCATTAAGTGGTGGATTTATTTTCTTTGTAGTCGCCTGGTTTACACAATTATATTTCCCAGATAACTCTCACTTCAAAAATCCGACTGAAGCTATGCCTGAAATTATACTTTATGTGGGCGGCTATTTCTTCCAGTCTGTTTTCCTGGTGGCTATTTTAGTTAATACCTTTGCCTCGGCACTGGCATCCCATGCCAGTGCCGCGCGGTTGTTAAATATCATGGGGCGTGACAGAATTTTCCCTAAAAGATTCTTTGGATATAAAAGTCCGGAAACTCATAGCCCGCTTTACTGCATCCTTTTTGTTGGCGGAATATCCATGACCGCTGTCTTCTTTAATCTGGATACTGCTGTCTCTTTAATTAGCTTTGGTGCTCTTGTTGCATTCAGCTCTGTAAATATCTCTGTATTAATACAGTTTTCCATTGTTAAAAAACAAGTTAATTCTCCTCGTGAAATCATTGATAACATTATTATGCCGGTAATGGGGCTATTGTCGGTAGGAGTGATGTGGTTCAATTTAGATAAAGATGCAATGGTGTTTGGCCTGGCATGGGCGGCGCTTGGCCTGGCTTATCTGATCTATTGCAAACTGACGAATAAGGTGGTGATTCTTTCCGATAATTAA
- a CDS encoding transposase domain-containing protein codes for MAVFNQRPLFQIVNLMKTVDCSGTHFIATRPIIRRRKTLGEAAIREIFDITQQHWNEQARHLV; via the coding sequence ATGGCGGTATTCAACCAGCGCCCTCTCTTCCAGATCGTTAATCTCATGAAGACTGTCGATTGCTCTGGCACGCACTTTATCGCCACCCGTCCGATTATTCGGAGGCGTAAGACACTTGGCGAAGCCGCCATCAGGGAAATTTTCGATATCACCCAACAACACTGGAACGAGCAGGCTCGACATCTGGTCTGA
- a CDS encoding fimbrial protein — protein sequence MKLNNRSAAVVLGFVLASSAASAADPAPAPGSQGQGTVTFKGSVIDSPCSITSETANQTVDMGQISNSALKKAGKSTPRPFSIKLENCDVSSLTNKTVTATFTGTASKAQPTNLALVGQVSGAALVITNGDGASVSLGSPTQPTSVHNGNNTLSYAAYLQGDSEKVAIVPGDFSSVANFTLAYQ from the coding sequence ATGAAATTGAATAATCGCTCAGCCGCTGTAGTATTGGGTTTCGTATTAGCCAGCAGTGCTGCTTCTGCTGCTGATCCAGCTCCTGCTCCTGGTAGCCAGGGTCAGGGTACGGTGACCTTTAAAGGCTCTGTTATTGATTCACCTTGCTCTATCACCTCTGAAACAGCGAACCAGACTGTTGATATGGGCCAGATCTCAAATTCAGCGTTGAAGAAAGCCGGTAAGTCAACTCCGCGTCCTTTCTCTATTAAGCTGGAAAACTGCGATGTTTCTTCATTGACGAATAAAACCGTTACCGCCACCTTTACCGGCACCGCGTCTAAAGCACAGCCGACAAACCTGGCGTTAGTTGGCCAGGTATCTGGAGCAGCGCTGGTTATCACTAACGGCGATGGTGCCTCTGTCAGTCTGGGTAGCCCAACACAGCCAACCTCTGTTCATAATGGTAACAACACGCTCTCTTACGCTGCATACCTGCAAGGTGATTCTGAGAAGGTGGCTATAGTACCTGGTGATTTCTCTTCGGTTGCTAACTTCACTCTCGCCTACCAGTAA
- a CDS encoding outer membrane usher protein encodes MNVYRYFAVRPLSALLALVTLVNNPAWSVQTIEFNTDFLDVKDGRKIDLSDFSRADYLMPGQYQMVVRINKNELREQNITFMPPEDDPKGSVPCLTSDLVKQLGFTAAASRELRWWKNGQCLKLDSLKGMSARGDLGSSSLYLNVPQAYLEYVADNWDPPSRWDNGISALLFDYNLNAHTSHITKGHDSQTLSGNGTTGFNLGAWRLRADWQGNYDRSTKKGNSSNNWDISRYDAYRTIAALRAKLRLGESYLNSTVFDSFRFLGASLVSDDNMLPPNLRGYAPEVSGVAKTNAKVTISQQGRVLYETTVPSGLFRIQDLNSVTSGTLDIKIQEQDGTSRTFQIRTANVPYLTRPGQLRYKLALGKPSHLKHNTQGTGFATSEFSWGLNNSWSLYGGAMLAADYNTAAVGVGRDLLSLGALSFDVTCSRGTLPQQGMLSGRAFHLSYSKRFDEYDSQVTIADYRFPDRNYLSMGQYLDTRYHGNNHGSSKEIFTVTFNKQFPDMGISSYINYSHRTYWDLPANDSYNLSLSRYFNVGRVSNVSINLSAYRNLYNNHIDDSLLLSLSVPWGNTGSLTYDGHYNRSGSSNSNGSSNMVGYSDRIDDNNSYNVKSGVAQQGRGTASGYFTHDGDMAQLIANASYESGQYSSVGLGLQGGITATLQGAVMHRINALGGTRIMVDTDGVNDVPIRGYGGISHSNRFGKAVSSDVNSYYRNSLSVDINALPDNVDATRSVVQATLTEGAVGYRRFGVISGEKAMATIRLTDGSAPPFGATVVNKKRYQTGIVNDNGSVWIIGIKPGETMHVLWDGKTQCAISLPERLPPLTSNLLLPCNAVRSNVAADAAAEKENGL; translated from the coding sequence ATGAATGTCTATCGCTATTTTGCTGTACGCCCCCTTTCAGCGTTGCTGGCTTTAGTTACATTGGTTAATAATCCGGCGTGGTCTGTACAGACAATCGAGTTCAATACTGATTTTCTGGACGTCAAAGACGGCAGAAAAATCGATCTTAGTGATTTCTCCCGGGCTGATTACCTGATGCCGGGGCAGTATCAGATGGTTGTCAGGATCAACAAAAACGAATTGCGCGAGCAGAACATCACGTTTATGCCGCCCGAAGACGATCCCAAGGGCAGTGTGCCCTGTCTGACATCGGATTTGGTCAAACAGCTCGGATTTACCGCCGCTGCCTCCCGGGAATTACGCTGGTGGAAGAACGGGCAGTGTCTGAAGTTAGATTCTCTGAAAGGGATGTCCGCACGCGGTGATTTGGGTAGCTCATCGCTATACCTTAACGTGCCGCAGGCGTATCTAGAGTACGTCGCTGATAACTGGGATCCCCCCTCACGCTGGGATAACGGAATCAGCGCGTTGCTGTTCGATTACAACCTTAACGCCCACACCAGCCACATAACAAAAGGTCACGACAGCCAGACTCTTAGCGGTAATGGCACCACCGGGTTTAACCTCGGTGCATGGCGTTTGCGTGCTGACTGGCAGGGAAATTACGATCGTTCGACCAAAAAAGGCAACAGCAGCAACAACTGGGATATAAGCCGCTACGATGCTTATCGGACGATTGCCGCACTGCGTGCCAAGCTGCGATTGGGGGAGAGCTACCTGAACTCTACCGTCTTTGACAGCTTCCGCTTTCTTGGTGCTAGCCTGGTTTCCGACGACAATATGCTACCACCCAATCTGCGCGGCTACGCGCCTGAAGTCTCCGGCGTGGCCAAAACCAATGCAAAAGTAACGATAAGCCAGCAAGGGCGCGTGCTCTATGAAACAACCGTACCTTCCGGGCTGTTTCGTATTCAGGATCTCAACTCGGTTACCTCCGGTACGCTGGACATAAAGATCCAGGAACAGGATGGAACCAGTCGTACCTTCCAGATCAGAACTGCCAACGTTCCCTATCTGACCCGTCCGGGCCAACTGCGATACAAATTAGCATTGGGTAAACCCTCTCACTTGAAGCATAACACCCAGGGAACGGGTTTCGCCACCAGCGAGTTCTCTTGGGGGCTCAATAACAGTTGGTCACTATACGGTGGGGCTATGCTGGCAGCAGACTATAACACTGCGGCTGTGGGGGTTGGGCGCGACTTATTGTCGCTCGGTGCGCTGTCGTTTGACGTGACCTGTTCGCGTGGCACCCTGCCACAACAGGGCATGCTGAGTGGCCGTGCATTCCACCTGAGCTATTCAAAACGGTTTGACGAGTATGACAGCCAGGTGACTATTGCCGACTATCGTTTCCCTGATCGCAATTATCTGAGCATGGGGCAGTATCTCGATACACGCTATCATGGTAATAACCACGGTAGCAGTAAAGAAATTTTCACTGTCACCTTTAATAAGCAGTTCCCGGATATGGGCATCAGTTCCTATATCAACTATAGCCATCGGACTTACTGGGATCTTCCGGCTAACGATAGCTATAATCTGTCCTTATCTCGCTATTTCAATGTTGGACGTGTGAGTAATGTCAGTATCAACCTTTCGGCCTATCGCAACCTTTATAACAACCATATTGATGATAGCCTGTTACTCAGCCTGAGCGTGCCGTGGGGCAACACCGGTAGCCTGACCTATGACGGACACTACAACCGCAGCGGTAGCAGCAATAGCAACGGTAGCAGCAATATGGTGGGCTATTCTGATCGTATTGACGATAACAACTCGTACAACGTCAAGAGCGGTGTCGCACAACAGGGGCGTGGAACGGCCAGTGGCTACTTTACCCATGACGGTGATATGGCACAGTTGATCGCGAATGCCAGCTACGAGAGCGGACAATACTCCTCGGTAGGGCTTGGTTTACAGGGGGGGATCACTGCAACGCTGCAGGGTGCCGTGATGCATCGGATTAATGCGTTGGGAGGCACTCGAATAATGGTGGATACCGACGGAGTCAACGATGTCCCGATACGTGGCTATGGCGGTATTAGCCACAGCAACCGTTTCGGTAAAGCGGTTAGCAGTGACGTGAACAGTTACTATCGCAACAGCCTCTCGGTGGATATCAACGCTCTGCCAGATAATGTTGATGCCACGCGTTCAGTGGTGCAGGCCACGCTCACTGAAGGTGCCGTTGGCTACCGCCGCTTTGGCGTGATTTCTGGAGAAAAGGCGATGGCTACCATCAGGCTAACCGATGGATCCGCCCCCCCCTTTGGTGCCACCGTGGTGAACAAAAAACGCTACCAAACCGGGATTGTTAACGATAATGGTAGTGTGTGGATAATCGGTATTAAACCCGGAGAGACAATGCACGTACTTTGGGATGGCAAAACGCAGTGTGCCATTTCTCTGCCCGAACGGTTACCGCCGTTGACCAGCAACCTGCTGCTGCCGTGCAACGCAGTCCGAAGCAACGTGGCAGCAGATGCTGCTGCGGAAAAAGAGAATGGTCTGTAA
- a CDS encoding fimbria/pilus periplasmic chaperone: MAAAMATATLLTGVQQASAAIALDRTRIIFGGENHSTSLNLSNQNRELPYLAQGWIEDDKGNKIESPLMVLPPLQRVEPGGKSQVKIQATPAVNALPQDHESLFYFNLREIPPRSEKPNMLQIALQTRIKLFFRPAKLQAGQNGYSGLWQQKLMLTREGDKYRITNPTPYFVTIVAAQTAQSREDIASFNPLMIAPQSSALLNLSAKALGSSPVLTYINDFGGRPKLIFNCNAATCNVKENLPG, from the coding sequence ATGGCAGCGGCCATGGCGACTGCCACCCTGCTTACGGGCGTACAGCAAGCCAGCGCGGCCATTGCTCTCGATCGCACCCGCATAATTTTCGGTGGCGAAAATCACTCTACTAGCCTGAATCTCAGTAATCAGAATAGAGAACTGCCCTACCTGGCGCAGGGATGGATTGAAGATGACAAAGGGAATAAAATTGAGTCTCCCCTGATGGTACTTCCCCCCCTGCAACGTGTGGAGCCGGGGGGAAAAAGCCAGGTAAAAATCCAAGCTACCCCAGCGGTGAATGCGCTGCCGCAGGATCACGAATCCCTGTTTTACTTCAATTTGCGTGAAATTCCACCACGCAGTGAAAAACCTAATATGCTGCAAATTGCACTACAGACCCGCATCAAGCTGTTCTTCAGACCCGCTAAACTGCAAGCGGGCCAGAATGGTTACAGTGGCCTTTGGCAGCAAAAGCTGATGCTGACGCGGGAAGGTGATAAGTATCGCATAACCAACCCAACACCCTACTTCGTCACAATTGTCGCGGCACAAACCGCTCAGAGCAGGGAAGATATCGCTAGCTTTAATCCGCTGATGATTGCTCCACAGAGTTCAGCGCTGCTTAACCTGAGTGCGAAAGCCCTCGGCAGCAGTCCGGTGCTCACCTATATCAACGATTTTGGCGGACGTCCGAAGCTGATATTTAACTGCAACGCAGCTACCTGTAACGTGAAAGAGAACCTGCCAGGCTAA